One Leifsonia shinshuensis DNA window includes the following coding sequences:
- a CDS encoding SixA phosphatase family protein, with protein MTTIERTLLLLRHAKSDWSGSVADIDRPLAQRGRTQAPLAGRWLAGHADPIDLAIVSPARRARETWELASAELTPAPPARYDDRVYAASLATLLDIVHEIPDDVRTLALVGHNPGMEQLASLLAGEDMIMRTSGIAQFAVEAPWSSVDGATAVLRFAGRSEGQD; from the coding sequence GTGACAACGATCGAGCGCACCCTCCTCCTGCTCCGCCACGCCAAGTCGGACTGGTCGGGCTCCGTCGCGGACATCGACCGCCCGCTGGCCCAGCGCGGCCGGACGCAGGCTCCCCTCGCGGGGCGGTGGCTCGCCGGCCACGCGGATCCGATCGACCTGGCCATCGTCTCCCCGGCACGTCGCGCCCGCGAGACCTGGGAGCTCGCGTCGGCCGAGCTCACGCCCGCGCCGCCCGCGCGCTATGACGACCGGGTCTACGCGGCATCCCTTGCCACGCTGCTCGACATCGTGCACGAGATCCCCGACGACGTCCGTACGCTGGCCCTGGTCGGCCACAACCCCGGCATGGAGCAGCTGGCGTCGCTTCTCGCCGGCGAAGACATGATCATGCGCACCTCCGGCATCGCTCAGTTCGCCGTGGAGGCTCCGTGGTCCTCGGTCGACGGCGCGACGGCGGTGCTCCGTTTCGCCGGGCGCTCGGAGGGGCAGGACTGA
- a CDS encoding class I SAM-dependent methyltransferase — MRSDFAGTTAQYYAEFRRDLPADQTDRLVAAAGLRATDVAVDLGCGTGQLAAPLAPHCAAVVAIDPEPDMLAGLRARHAERVVCVLGDDSDLPVLAIPFAAPIGLVTIGNALHWMDERATLGAAAALLRPGGAIAVVTQGPPLWLGPAPWQRTVRSALESLYGPVTGNCRTDRPALDERRETAASLGLGAEVLTWQAAHHVTLDWVLGHLGSALGAEQLTRMDELRDLLRPLAGEDLVEEVTTTVLLARRS; from the coding sequence GTGAGAAGCGACTTCGCCGGGACCACCGCCCAGTACTACGCGGAGTTCCGGCGCGACCTCCCCGCCGACCAGACCGACCGCCTCGTCGCAGCGGCCGGCCTGCGCGCGACCGACGTCGCCGTGGACCTCGGCTGCGGCACCGGCCAGCTCGCGGCCCCGCTCGCGCCGCACTGCGCCGCCGTGGTCGCGATCGACCCCGAACCCGACATGCTCGCCGGCCTGCGCGCCCGCCACGCCGAGCGCGTCGTGTGCGTCCTCGGCGACGACAGCGATCTCCCCGTGCTCGCCATCCCGTTCGCCGCCCCGATCGGCCTGGTGACGATCGGCAACGCTCTGCACTGGATGGACGAACGCGCGACGCTGGGCGCGGCAGCCGCGCTGCTGCGTCCGGGGGGCGCGATCGCGGTCGTCACGCAGGGCCCACCGCTCTGGCTCGGCCCCGCCCCGTGGCAGCGAACCGTCCGGTCGGCCCTGGAGTCGCTCTACGGCCCCGTGACCGGCAACTGCCGGACCGACCGCCCGGCCCTCGACGAGCGCCGCGAGACGGCGGCCTCCCTCGGTCTCGGCGCCGAGGTGCTGACCTGGCAGGCGGCCCACCACGTCACGCTCGACTGGGTGCTCGGGCACCTCGGAAGCGCGCTGGGCGCCGAGCAGCTGACGAGGATGGACGAGCTTCGCGACCTGCTGCGCCCGCTCGCCGGGGAGGACCTGGTCGAGGAGGTCACGACGACCGTGCTGCTCGCCCGGCGCTCGTGA
- a CDS encoding alpha/beta fold hydrolase — translation METRTLPTPGAEIVYDVADAEIASGEHPPLVMIGQPMDASGFRALASYLPDRVVVTYDPRGLGRSTRSDGEVTNTPTTQAEDVHAVIQELGGGPVDLFASSGGAVTALALVAAHPEDVRTLVAHEPPLPGVLPDAEAAERGLADVHAAYDAKGFGAGMAAFVMMTSWRGEFTDDYFALPAPDPAMFGMPTADDGSRDDPLLSERSVAITAYRPDIAALQAAPTRIVVAVGEESEGIFTGRTSAAVASLLGTEPVVFPSHHGGFAAEDSGYPGKPREFAARLREVLDAS, via the coding sequence ATGGAAACGCGCACCCTCCCCACGCCAGGAGCCGAGATCGTCTACGACGTGGCCGACGCCGAGATCGCGTCGGGCGAGCATCCCCCGCTGGTCATGATCGGCCAGCCGATGGACGCGAGCGGCTTCCGCGCGCTGGCGTCGTACCTCCCGGACCGCGTGGTCGTCACGTACGACCCGCGGGGGCTCGGGCGCAGCACCCGCAGCGACGGCGAGGTCACCAACACGCCGACCACGCAGGCCGAGGACGTCCACGCCGTCATCCAGGAGCTCGGCGGCGGCCCCGTCGACCTGTTCGCGAGCAGCGGCGGCGCCGTGACCGCGCTGGCCCTGGTGGCCGCCCACCCGGAGGACGTGCGCACCCTGGTCGCGCACGAGCCGCCGCTGCCGGGCGTCCTCCCCGACGCGGAGGCCGCCGAGCGGGGCCTCGCCGACGTGCACGCGGCATACGACGCGAAGGGTTTCGGGGCGGGCATGGCCGCGTTCGTCATGATGACGTCGTGGCGCGGCGAGTTCACCGACGACTACTTCGCCCTCCCGGCGCCGGACCCGGCGATGTTCGGGATGCCCACCGCCGACGACGGCTCACGCGACGACCCGCTGCTGTCGGAGCGCTCGGTCGCGATCACCGCGTACCGGCCGGACATCGCCGCGCTGCAGGCCGCCCCGACGCGCATCGTCGTCGCGGTGGGCGAGGAGTCGGAAGGCATCTTCACCGGCCGCACCTCCGCCGCGGTCGCGTCCCTGCTGGGCACCGAGCCGGTCGTCTTCCCGAGCCACCACGGCGGCTTCGCCGCGGAGGACTCGGGGTACCCGGGGAAGCCCCGGGAGTTCGCCGCCCGGCTCCGCGAGGTCCTCGACGCGTCGTGA
- a CDS encoding YibE/F family protein: MAHAHAHSHAPTGRTPKAGRTLRAVVAGILIAAALATVAGLALLWPDHAKVVTASSKIEFAPKGTTFPTGRIVALQQDCPGYFSSTATAAPGDTRACQLAKVQLLQGPHEGRTVTIPLLWPYATAGLHVGDQLELVLPPQSTANAAQGSGTEGITVNGVIRDQSLWAWAIVFAIVVVAVGLLRGFMALLSLGFAGFMLVTFVLPALVSGRPGLAVGVVGGSAIMFVVLYLAHGPSVRTSVALLGTLFGIALTAGIAQLAVTTTHLTGVTGDVGGMLAGTTQIDFRGVLTCAIVIAGLGVLNDVTVTQASAVWELRAASPTLTRRQLFGRAMRIGRDHIASTIYTIAFAYAGAAMVVLIVLYLYDRSTLSLLSQEDLAAEVVRTLCSGIGLVLAVPVTTAIAAALVPAEVVGAEESRLLDALKLRWYSFIPRAAPVEEPSRPY; this comes from the coding sequence ATGGCCCACGCCCACGCCCACTCGCACGCCCCCACCGGCCGGACCCCGAAGGCGGGCCGAACACTGCGGGCCGTGGTCGCCGGCATCTTGATAGCGGCGGCGCTCGCGACGGTGGCCGGACTGGCGCTGCTCTGGCCGGATCACGCGAAGGTGGTCACCGCGTCGTCCAAGATCGAGTTCGCGCCGAAGGGGACGACCTTCCCGACTGGGAGGATCGTCGCGCTGCAGCAGGACTGCCCCGGCTACTTCTCGTCGACCGCGACCGCTGCGCCGGGCGACACCCGCGCCTGTCAGCTTGCGAAGGTCCAGCTGCTGCAGGGGCCGCACGAGGGCCGCACCGTCACCATCCCGCTGCTCTGGCCGTACGCGACGGCGGGCCTGCACGTCGGCGACCAGCTGGAGCTCGTCCTCCCGCCGCAGAGCACGGCGAACGCCGCCCAGGGCAGCGGCACCGAGGGGATCACCGTCAACGGCGTGATCCGCGACCAGTCGCTCTGGGCGTGGGCGATCGTGTTCGCGATCGTGGTGGTAGCGGTCGGCCTGCTCCGCGGCTTCATGGCGCTGCTGTCGCTGGGGTTCGCCGGCTTCATGCTCGTGACGTTCGTCCTCCCGGCCCTCGTGAGCGGCCGGCCGGGGCTGGCAGTGGGCGTCGTCGGCGGGTCCGCGATCATGTTCGTCGTGCTGTATCTCGCGCACGGTCCGTCGGTCCGGACCAGCGTCGCCCTCCTCGGCACGCTGTTCGGGATCGCGCTCACGGCCGGGATCGCGCAGCTCGCCGTCACCACGACCCACCTCACCGGGGTGACCGGCGACGTCGGCGGGATGCTCGCCGGCACCACGCAGATCGACTTCCGCGGGGTGCTGACCTGCGCGATCGTCATCGCCGGGCTCGGCGTCCTCAACGACGTGACCGTCACGCAGGCCTCCGCGGTCTGGGAGCTGCGGGCCGCGTCGCCCACGCTGACGCGCCGCCAGCTGTTCGGCCGCGCGATGCGGATCGGCCGCGACCACATCGCCTCCACCATCTACACGATCGCCTTCGCGTACGCGGGCGCGGCGATGGTGGTACTCATCGTCCTCTACCTCTACGACCGCTCCACGCTCAGCCTGCTGTCCCAGGAGGACCTCGCCGCGGAGGTCGTCCGCACCCTGTGCAGCGGCATCGGGCTCGTCCTCGCGGTCCCGGTCACCACGGCGATCGCCGCCGCGCTCGTCCCGGCGGAGGTCGTGGGCGCGGAGGAGAGCCGGCTGCTCGACGCGCTCAAGCTGCGCTGGTACTCCTTCATCCCGCGGGCGGCGCCCGTCGAGGAGCCGTCGCGGCCGTACTGA
- a CDS encoding SDR family NAD(P)-dependent oxidoreductase → MNTTTDPTPPTVLVTGATSGIGKEIARQLAARGWNVLLGARDRARGEETAAEVGGTVLPLDVTDADSVASAAAAVPALDVLINNAGISLDIADVVTDVDVEVFRRTYETNVFGVVAVTNAFLPALRRSAHPRIVNISSGTGSLTWSTGPNPQFDHVAASSGRGAAYRSSKAALDGLTIFYSHALAADGVKVNALAPGLRATNLNPRAAGAGGDPAEAAEGAVRLATLPDDGPSGLLFSWDGTVAPW, encoded by the coding sequence GTGAACACCACCACCGACCCCACTCCCCCCACTGTCCTCGTCACCGGCGCCACCAGCGGCATCGGGAAGGAGATCGCCCGGCAGCTCGCCGCACGGGGCTGGAACGTCCTGCTCGGCGCCCGAGACCGTGCCCGCGGCGAGGAGACGGCCGCCGAGGTCGGCGGCACCGTCCTCCCGCTCGACGTCACCGACGCCGACAGCGTCGCCTCCGCCGCCGCGGCCGTGCCTGCACTGGACGTGCTGATCAACAACGCCGGCATCTCGCTCGACATCGCGGACGTCGTCACCGACGTGGACGTGGAGGTGTTCCGGCGCACCTACGAGACCAACGTGTTCGGAGTCGTGGCCGTGACGAACGCGTTCCTCCCGGCACTCCGCCGCTCCGCGCATCCCCGGATCGTCAACATCTCCAGCGGCACCGGATCGCTGACCTGGAGCACCGGGCCGAACCCGCAGTTCGACCACGTCGCCGCCTCGTCGGGACGCGGCGCGGCCTACCGGTCGTCGAAGGCCGCGCTCGACGGCCTGACCATCTTCTACTCCCACGCCCTCGCCGCGGACGGCGTCAAGGTCAACGCCCTGGCCCCCGGCCTGCGCGCCACCAACCTGAACCCGCGTGCGGCGGGCGCCGGCGGCGACCCGGCCGAGGCCGCGGAGGGCGCCGTGCGGCTCGCGACGCTGCCCGACGACGGGCCGAGCGGGCTGCTGTTCTCCTGGGACGGGACCGTCGCGCCCTGGTGA
- a CDS encoding glycoside hydrolase family 43 protein: MSSRSEPAHTVPLHAEPLHAEPVYDGYFADPFLARFGGAFIAYGSGDDRTLDGTETHAFEALRSPDLVHWTSAGGVLERPDPALGDAYWAPEVIAADGAYWMYYSVGHGIIGHHLRVARADSPLGPFVDQGVNLTPGESFAIDAHPFQDADGSRYLFFARDVLTGDRPGTHLAVMRLDSPTRPGSDPVAVLAPDADWQLFERARPMYGRILDWHTLEGPSVVRRGDAYRLFFSGGRWEGDGYGVSVATAPHPLGPWSHEVREAADILSTRLTGLLGPGHNSVLRLDDGSDRIAFHAWNSVGGKRQLFVQPLTWEADVPKVVLAGPGSVVRSGAAWRV; encoded by the coding sequence ATGAGCTCGCGCTCTGAGCCGGCTCACACGGTGCCGCTCCACGCCGAGCCGCTGCACGCCGAGCCGGTCTACGACGGCTACTTCGCCGACCCGTTCCTCGCCCGGTTCGGCGGCGCGTTCATCGCCTACGGCTCGGGCGACGACCGCACGCTCGACGGCACAGAGACGCACGCGTTCGAGGCGCTCCGGTCCCCCGACCTCGTGCACTGGACGAGCGCAGGCGGCGTGCTGGAGCGGCCGGATCCGGCGCTCGGCGACGCCTACTGGGCGCCCGAAGTCATCGCGGCGGACGGCGCCTACTGGATGTACTACTCCGTCGGCCACGGGATCATCGGCCACCACCTCCGGGTCGCGCGGGCGGACTCCCCGCTCGGCCCGTTCGTCGACCAGGGCGTGAACCTCACTCCGGGCGAATCGTTCGCCATCGACGCGCACCCGTTCCAGGACGCGGACGGCAGCAGGTACCTGTTCTTCGCCCGCGACGTGCTCACCGGCGACCGGCCAGGCACGCACCTCGCGGTGATGCGCCTCGACAGCCCGACGCGCCCCGGCTCCGACCCCGTCGCGGTGCTCGCGCCCGACGCCGACTGGCAGCTCTTCGAGCGCGCCCGCCCGATGTACGGCCGCATCCTCGACTGGCACACGCTCGAAGGCCCGAGCGTCGTCCGGCGCGGAGACGCCTACCGGCTGTTCTTCTCCGGCGGCCGCTGGGAGGGCGACGGCTACGGCGTCTCGGTCGCGACCGCGCCGCATCCGCTCGGCCCGTGGTCCCACGAGGTCCGCGAGGCGGCGGACATCCTCAGCACCCGGCTGACCGGCCTCCTCGGCCCCGGCCACAACTCGGTGCTCCGGCTGGACGACGGCAGCGACCGGATCGCCTTCCACGCCTGGAACTCCGTCGGCGGCAAGCGGCAGCTGTTCGTCCAGCCGCTGACCTGGGAGGCCGACGTGCCGAAGGTGGTACTCGCCGGGCCTGGCTCCGTCGTACGGTCCGGCGCAGCATGGAGGGTGTGA
- a CDS encoding family 1 glycosylhydrolase, producing the protein MTAAGLGPGEFAWAAGIEDTCVYPPEHFAMADLDEYDLTEHTENWRDDLRAVRDLGATVVRYGVNWPLVHTAPGTFDWSMLDERLRYAADELGLTVIADLVHYGTPTWLRASFADARYPQTVAEFAGAFAARYRGIVDHVTPLNEPLTTASFCGLRGVWPPSLTGWDGWTAVTLGVVEGMAETIRAVRAANPDAVVVHVEASSLYRTDDPALAGHAALLESVGMLPTDLLLGRVDASHPLHGWLLEQGAAPERLERLTAAPPTVDLLGVNYYPDLSPRTLVQRGEEVAQVATNRWSDGLADSLRAFSARYGLPMLITETSIEGDDEVRSAWLDDSVRSIGELRDEGLDIRGYTWWPVFDFVDWSYASGGRNVEEFVVDDDIVAARQHSGDGIRPKTPFLRRMGVIRLDEQADGRLARVPTAAAALYARLAAESVAETGEEVADELAL; encoded by the coding sequence GTGACGGCCGCGGGGCTGGGCCCGGGCGAGTTCGCCTGGGCGGCCGGGATCGAGGACACCTGCGTCTACCCGCCGGAGCACTTCGCGATGGCCGATCTGGACGAGTACGACCTCACCGAGCACACCGAGAACTGGCGGGACGACCTCCGGGCGGTCCGCGACCTCGGCGCGACGGTCGTTCGGTACGGCGTGAACTGGCCGTTGGTGCACACCGCGCCGGGGACGTTCGACTGGTCGATGCTGGACGAGCGCCTCCGCTACGCAGCCGACGAGCTCGGGCTCACCGTGATCGCGGACCTCGTGCACTACGGCACGCCGACCTGGCTGCGCGCGTCGTTCGCCGACGCGCGATATCCGCAGACGGTCGCGGAGTTCGCCGGCGCCTTCGCCGCGCGCTACCGCGGGATCGTGGACCACGTGACGCCGCTGAACGAGCCGCTGACGACGGCGTCGTTCTGCGGCCTCCGGGGCGTCTGGCCGCCGTCGCTGACCGGCTGGGACGGCTGGACGGCCGTGACCCTCGGCGTCGTGGAGGGCATGGCCGAGACCATCCGCGCCGTGCGCGCGGCGAACCCGGACGCGGTCGTCGTGCACGTGGAGGCCTCCTCGCTCTACCGGACGGACGATCCCGCTCTCGCCGGGCACGCCGCGCTGCTGGAGTCGGTGGGGATGCTGCCGACCGACCTCCTGCTCGGCCGCGTCGACGCCTCCCACCCGCTGCACGGCTGGCTGCTGGAGCAGGGCGCGGCGCCGGAGCGCCTGGAGCGCCTGACGGCCGCGCCGCCGACCGTCGACCTGCTGGGCGTCAACTACTACCCCGACCTCTCGCCGCGCACGCTCGTGCAGCGCGGCGAGGAGGTGGCGCAGGTCGCGACCAATCGCTGGAGCGACGGCCTCGCCGACAGCCTGCGTGCGTTCTCCGCCCGGTACGGGCTCCCGATGCTGATCACCGAGACGAGCATCGAAGGCGACGACGAGGTCCGCTCCGCGTGGCTGGACGACTCGGTGCGGTCGATCGGGGAGCTGCGCGACGAGGGGCTCGACATCCGCGGCTACACCTGGTGGCCGGTCTTCGACTTCGTGGACTGGTCGTACGCCTCGGGGGGCCGCAACGTCGAGGAGTTCGTGGTGGACGACGACATCGTCGCCGCGCGCCAGCACTCCGGAGACGGGATCCGGCCCAAGACGCCGTTCCTGCGGCGCATGGGGGTGATCCGGCTGGACGAGCAGGCCGACGGCCGCCTCGCGCGGGTGCCCACCGCGGCGGCGGCGCTGTACGCGCGGCTGGCTGCGGAGTCTGTCGCCGAGACCGGGGAGGAGGTCGCCGATGAGCTCGCGCTCTGA
- a CDS encoding carbohydrate ABC transporter permease → MSTETGVRMRRPGALAGLAASSKWILLGIGVLFAIVPFIWMVSGSFRSESDLFGNPASLFPTSITLHGYLGVWEQLPFLRLLGNTFLFAGVTTALTLLFDSMCAYALARLKFRGRNLAFILVIATLMVPFQVTLIPVFIELFHFGWLNTYQGLIVPRATSAFGIFLFRQFFISIPTELDEAARIDGAGHFRIYWRIILPLAKPAIATVAILNFMNLWNDLLWPLVVTSDPNMLTLPAGLTLFGGQHVTDHAVLLAGATISLIPIAVAFFFAQKYFVAGVATTGLK, encoded by the coding sequence ATGTCGACTGAAACCGGTGTCCGCATGAGACGGCCGGGCGCCCTCGCCGGCCTCGCCGCGTCGTCCAAATGGATCCTTCTCGGGATCGGCGTCCTCTTCGCGATCGTGCCGTTCATCTGGATGGTGTCCGGCTCGTTCCGCAGCGAGAGCGACCTGTTCGGCAACCCGGCCTCGCTCTTCCCCACCTCGATCACGCTGCACGGCTACCTCGGCGTCTGGGAGCAACTGCCGTTCCTGCGGTTGCTCGGCAACACGTTCCTGTTCGCGGGCGTCACCACGGCGCTCACGCTGCTGTTCGACTCGATGTGCGCGTACGCGCTGGCCCGGCTGAAGTTCCGCGGCCGCAACCTCGCGTTCATCCTGGTGATCGCGACGCTGATGGTGCCGTTCCAGGTGACCCTCATCCCGGTGTTCATCGAGCTGTTCCACTTCGGCTGGCTGAACACCTACCAGGGGCTGATCGTGCCGCGCGCGACGAGCGCCTTCGGGATCTTCCTGTTCCGGCAGTTCTTCATCAGCATCCCGACCGAACTGGACGAGGCCGCCCGGATCGACGGCGCCGGCCACTTCCGCATCTACTGGAGGATCATCCTGCCGCTGGCCAAGCCCGCCATCGCCACCGTCGCGATCCTCAACTTCATGAACCTCTGGAACGACCTGCTCTGGCCGCTCGTCGTCACCAGCGACCCGAACATGCTCACGCTGCCCGCCGGCCTGACCCTGTTCGGTGGCCAGCATGTGACCGACCACGCCGTGCTGCTCGCGGGAGCCACCATCTCGCTCATCCCGATCGCCGTCGCGTTCTTCTTCGCGCAGAAGTACTTCGTGGCCGGCGTCGCCACGACGGGGCTCAAGTGA
- a CDS encoding carbohydrate ABC transporter permease yields MSTHTTEPALSRPARDGAGPLPRDAERSGRPGTRGETSPRRRLRFQPAWLFMAPSLIILGVFVLFPILQTLYYSFFDWTIGASSQTFLGFGNYIKLFQDPQFWNALGVTLVFTAFAVVLQITLGFGSALLLLKDNLITRVVRSIYFFPTIVSFVTIGLVWKFLLDPSIGLVGGLTQLLGLQPVAWLQSTSLALPSVIFVAVWRSVGFAMILFVAALKAVPAERYEAGRLDGANNRQLTLHITIPSVRPTLLFATMILTIQSLQVFDLVYVMTDGGPVFRTDSLVNLIYRDGFVNYQTGYASAISWVLFAIIMLLSLLQLRLFRYNDVD; encoded by the coding sequence GTGAGCACCCACACCACCGAGCCCGCCCTGTCCCGCCCCGCGCGGGACGGGGCGGGTCCCCTCCCCCGGGACGCGGAGCGGTCCGGGCGCCCGGGCACGCGCGGGGAGACGAGCCCGCGCCGCCGGCTGCGATTCCAGCCGGCGTGGCTGTTCATGGCGCCGAGCCTGATCATCCTGGGCGTCTTCGTCCTGTTCCCGATCCTGCAGACGCTGTACTACAGCTTCTTCGACTGGACCATCGGCGCGTCGAGCCAGACCTTCCTCGGCTTCGGCAACTACATCAAGCTCTTCCAGGACCCCCAGTTCTGGAATGCCCTCGGCGTCACCCTGGTCTTCACCGCGTTCGCCGTCGTCCTCCAGATCACCCTCGGCTTCGGCTCCGCGCTGCTGCTACTCAAGGACAACCTGATCACCCGGGTCGTCCGCTCGATCTACTTCTTCCCCACGATCGTGTCGTTCGTCACCATCGGCCTGGTCTGGAAGTTCCTGCTCGACCCGAGCATCGGACTGGTGGGGGGCCTCACCCAGCTGCTCGGCCTCCAGCCGGTCGCCTGGCTGCAGTCGACCTCCCTCGCGCTGCCGAGCGTCATCTTCGTGGCCGTCTGGCGCAGCGTCGGATTCGCCATGATCCTGTTCGTCGCCGCGCTGAAGGCGGTCCCGGCCGAGCGCTACGAGGCCGGCCGGCTCGACGGCGCGAACAACCGGCAGCTCACGCTGCACATCACCATCCCGAGCGTGCGGCCGACCCTGCTGTTCGCCACGATGATCCTCACCATCCAGTCGCTGCAGGTGTTCGACCTGGTCTACGTGATGACCGACGGCGGCCCGGTGTTCCGCACCGACAGCCTGGTGAACCTCATCTACCGCGACGGTTTCGTGAACTACCAGACCGGCTACGCGTCGGCGATCTCGTGGGTCCTGTTCGCGATCATCATGCTCCTCTCGCTCCTCCAGCTCAGATTGTTCAGGTACAACGATGTCGACTGA
- a CDS encoding ABC transporter substrate-binding protein: MKIRRSLVVAAGVAASMLALTACSGTSGTAGGKVDLTVWTGFTGGDRPGYDTIVKDFNASHPNIHVTMNVQPWDTIAQKLPSAWLTGQGPDIAAPSSDPNAIAQYVKTNSVLAITDTGSGDTKINTDKLAPGTVKEFTYDGKLYAVPANFATLSLYYNKKAFAAAGIANPPSTVAELQADAKKLTLNGGQTQYGLSLADNQTIQMWPILQWLEGGDIVDAKGCSVVQTSAGQKSLSTWSDLVVQDKISPVGQTGAQADSLFSAGKAAMEINGPWAAPGYKSAGIDLGIAKVPVGVDGSSVTLGSTAPLAISAKTKHPQEAQEFLAYWTSKTAQEKFSLQTGFPPLRTDLADDAKLKADPTVSIFTSQVPDSRLYLPHVTNATQVDANAYVPLIGQITRGTSVASATADAAKTIDSLTGCSK, translated from the coding sequence ATGAAAATCCGCAGATCCCTCGTCGTCGCCGCCGGCGTCGCCGCGTCGATGCTCGCGCTCACGGCCTGCTCCGGCACGTCCGGCACCGCAGGCGGCAAGGTCGACCTCACCGTCTGGACCGGCTTCACCGGCGGCGACCGTCCGGGGTACGACACGATCGTCAAGGACTTCAACGCCTCGCACCCGAACATCCACGTCACCATGAACGTGCAGCCCTGGGACACCATCGCCCAGAAGCTGCCCTCGGCATGGCTGACCGGGCAGGGCCCCGACATCGCGGCGCCCTCCAGCGACCCGAACGCGATCGCCCAGTACGTGAAGACCAACTCGGTCCTCGCCATCACCGACACCGGCTCGGGCGACACGAAGATCAACACCGACAAGCTCGCCCCTGGCACCGTCAAGGAGTTCACCTACGATGGCAAGCTCTACGCCGTCCCGGCCAACTTCGCGACGCTCAGCCTCTACTACAACAAGAAGGCGTTCGCCGCGGCCGGGATCGCCAACCCGCCCAGCACCGTCGCCGAGCTGCAGGCCGACGCCAAGAAGCTGACGCTGAACGGCGGCCAGACGCAGTACGGCCTGTCGCTGGCGGACAACCAGACCATCCAGATGTGGCCGATCCTGCAGTGGCTGGAGGGCGGCGACATCGTCGACGCGAAGGGCTGCAGCGTCGTGCAGACCAGTGCAGGGCAGAAGAGCCTGTCGACGTGGAGCGACCTGGTCGTCCAGGACAAGATCTCCCCCGTCGGGCAGACCGGCGCCCAGGCCGACTCGCTGTTCTCGGCCGGCAAGGCTGCGATGGAGATCAACGGACCGTGGGCGGCCCCCGGCTACAAGTCCGCCGGCATCGACCTCGGCATCGCGAAGGTCCCGGTCGGCGTCGACGGCTCGAGCGTGACGCTCGGCTCCACTGCGCCGCTCGCCATCTCGGCCAAGACGAAGCACCCGCAGGAGGCACAGGAGTTCCTGGCCTACTGGACCAGCAAGACCGCGCAGGAGAAGTTCTCGCTGCAGACCGGCTTCCCGCCGCTGCGCACCGACCTCGCCGACGACGCCAAGCTGAAGGCCGACCCGACCGTGTCGATCTTCACCTCCCAGGTCCCGGACTCGCGGCTCTACCTGCCGCACGTCACCAACGCGACCCAGGTCGACGCCAACGCGTACGTGCCGCTGATCGGCCAGATCACCCGCGGCACCTCGGTCGCCTCCGCCACCGCCGACGCGGCCAAGACGATCGACAGCCTCACCGGGTGCAGCAAGTAG
- a CDS encoding LacI family DNA-binding transcriptional regulator translates to MPKTRDARSTVTLKDVAERVGITSSAASMALADHARISSKTKAAVRQAAQELGYVPSSAGRALRNQRAGAVALIVPNTSQHVFGHSYFMHVLTGVSDAANAHDSQVIISTNSDAENGVAAYERVVRSRSADGAIVTSSAVDDFHVEELVASGLPVVLIGNFPYLPGSVSIGIDDVAATRALTEHLIDVHGRRRLVHVTGPLDHQTGLDRREGFLAAVRSRGLESDALVLRGEFNEESGAAAVVAALADGREVDGIVFANDDMAFGGLQELKRAGLRVPEDISIVGFDDFGLARVTTPGITTMAVPAEEMARRATERLFDLVDGRFDGPAHEELGVTFVPRRSCGCPENP, encoded by the coding sequence ATGCCGAAGACGCGGGACGCACGTTCGACCGTCACCCTGAAGGATGTCGCCGAGCGCGTCGGCATCACCTCCTCCGCGGCCTCCATGGCGCTCGCCGACCATGCCCGGATCAGCTCCAAGACCAAGGCGGCCGTGCGGCAGGCCGCCCAGGAGCTCGGCTACGTGCCCAGCTCGGCCGGCCGGGCGCTCCGCAACCAGCGGGCCGGCGCGGTCGCCCTCATCGTCCCGAACACCTCGCAGCACGTCTTCGGGCACAGCTACTTCATGCACGTCCTCACCGGGGTGTCCGACGCCGCCAACGCCCACGACAGCCAGGTGATCATCTCCACCAACTCCGACGCGGAGAACGGCGTCGCCGCCTACGAGCGCGTCGTGCGCTCGCGCAGCGCGGACGGCGCGATCGTCACCAGCTCGGCGGTGGACGACTTCCACGTGGAGGAGCTGGTCGCCTCCGGCCTCCCGGTCGTGCTGATCGGCAACTTCCCCTACCTCCCTGGCTCGGTGAGCATCGGCATCGACGATGTCGCCGCCACCCGCGCGCTGACCGAGCACCTGATCGACGTGCACGGCCGCCGCAGGCTCGTGCACGTGACCGGCCCGCTCGACCACCAGACCGGCCTCGACCGGCGCGAGGGCTTCCTCGCCGCTGTGCGGTCGCGCGGCCTGGAGTCCGATGCCCTCGTCCTCCGCGGCGAGTTCAACGAGGAGTCCGGCGCCGCCGCGGTCGTCGCGGCGCTGGCGGACGGCCGGGAGGTCGACGGCATCGTCTTCGCGAACGACGACATGGCGTTCGGCGGCCTCCAGGAGCTCAAACGCGCCGGCCTCCGCGTGCCGGAGGACATCTCGATCGTCGGCTTCGACGACTTCGGGCTCGCGCGCGTCACGACCCCGGGCATCACGACCATGGCCGTCCCCGCCGAGGAGATGGCCCGCCGCGCCACCGAGCGCCTCTTCGACCTGGTCGACGGACGGTTCGACGGCCCGGCTCACGAGGAGCTCGGCGTGACCTTCGTGCCGCGCCGCTCGTGCGGCTGCCCCGAGAACCCGTGA